A window of the Synechococcus sp. JA-3-3Ab genome harbors these coding sequences:
- a CDS encoding J domain-containing protein, with amino-acid sequence MGSNSDVPRLTRGLARYETDHFAILGVPLTADAKGIRRGYLQAAKALHPDRFVGDPEGAERANVLFAKLVSPANEVLAKERERSEYETVLKLRVQRLLESPPPDLWPTGEAVKDLAERADWQEEYVRRVEKLAKEQYSSMATLLEKTEQLSELNLAYLLLKAGYKGIPAPAAKTTTPTGIPTPSPSRTTLGGIPAAPPTAPPVQPAPPSPPTPQLSPAETRFLQALDMIERKQYRVAIQYLNFAISAQPNVARYYLHRGIAHLKQGNAGMAKADFLQASRLEPANAELMAEVRRWLQQVTTQQPVPVPSASRQTSQAQKIVPPPRKEDSGGFWSRLFGKKK; translated from the coding sequence ATGGGATCCAACTCTGATGTCCCCCGCCTCACCCGAGGGCTAGCCCGCTACGAGACCGACCATTTCGCCATCTTGGGCGTGCCCCTCACCGCCGATGCCAAAGGGATCCGACGCGGCTACCTGCAGGCGGCCAAGGCTCTGCACCCGGATCGCTTTGTCGGGGATCCGGAAGGGGCAGAGCGGGCCAACGTCCTCTTCGCCAAGCTGGTCAGCCCGGCCAACGAGGTGCTGGCCAAGGAGCGAGAGCGGTCAGAATATGAGACTGTGCTCAAGCTGCGCGTTCAACGCCTGCTGGAGTCGCCACCCCCCGATCTGTGGCCCACTGGAGAAGCTGTCAAAGACCTGGCCGAGCGCGCCGATTGGCAGGAAGAATATGTCCGGCGGGTGGAGAAGCTGGCCAAAGAGCAATACAGCTCTATGGCCACCCTGCTGGAGAAAACCGAGCAGTTGAGCGAGCTCAACCTAGCCTACCTGCTGCTCAAGGCCGGCTACAAAGGGATCCCCGCCCCTGCTGCCAAAACCACCACCCCGACGGGGATCCCAACCCCTTCCCCCAGCCGCACCACCTTGGGCGGGATCCCGGCTGCTCCACCCACCGCTCCCCCTGTCCAGCCCGCCCCTCCTTCGCCCCCAACCCCGCAACTTAGCCCCGCTGAGACCCGCTTCCTGCAGGCGCTGGACATGATCGAGCGCAAGCAGTACCGGGTTGCCATCCAGTATTTAAACTTCGCCATCAGCGCCCAGCCCAACGTGGCCCGTTACTATCTGCACCGAGGTATCGCCCACCTCAAGCAGGGCAACGCTGGCATGGCCAAGGCCGACTTCCTGCAGGCGAGCCGCCTCGAGCCGGCCAACGCCGAGTTGATGGCCGAGGTGCGCCGCTGGCTGCAGCAGGTCACCACCCAACAGCCGGTTCCCGTTCCCTCGGCCAGCCGTCAGACCTCCCAGGCCCAGAAAATCGTGCCACCGCCGCGCAAAGAGGATAGCGGCGGCTTCTGGAGCCGCCTCTTCGGCAAGAAAAAGTAG
- a CDS encoding ABC transporter substrate-binding protein translates to MALSQGKGDNLAGKKLRRRCWAAGFGLALLLGIPAYPQPAPKPTLPAPASERAQVPDSRWAEIQARGRIRVGLDPSLGPAYLYTDLERQTYAGFEWDILEALAQTLQVRVEPVYVAWSEQLAALQADEVDLIWGAREALGLDPQQFLATRPYYLSPQRLVVRDPGPEEAPIEALSQLFGRKVGIVVNSTGAALLEAYNERRGNAIRLFATSNPDRLFAQLQAGQLDAVLVDQPVAALSLRQAGSRLRLAGPPLFPIPLVGVVSSQHPSLKEAVDGAIAVLTENGTLQRILEKWQLWDPTLMSPASPEG, encoded by the coding sequence ATGGCTCTTTCGCAAGGCAAGGGAGATAACTTGGCCGGGAAAAAGCTCCGGCGTCGTTGTTGGGCGGCAGGGTTTGGCCTGGCGCTGCTCTTGGGGATCCCGGCCTACCCTCAGCCTGCCCCAAAGCCGACCCTGCCCGCTCCTGCCAGCGAGCGAGCACAGGTTCCCGATTCCCGTTGGGCCGAGATTCAGGCGCGGGGGCGCATCCGGGTTGGCCTGGATCCCAGCCTGGGCCCGGCTTACCTCTACACCGACCTGGAGCGGCAAACCTACGCCGGCTTCGAGTGGGATATCCTGGAGGCGCTTGCCCAGACGCTGCAGGTGCGAGTGGAGCCCGTCTATGTGGCTTGGAGCGAGCAGTTGGCGGCTTTGCAAGCGGATGAGGTGGATCTCATCTGGGGGGCGCGGGAAGCTTTGGGCTTGGATCCGCAGCAGTTTCTCGCCACCCGACCCTACTACCTCAGCCCGCAGCGCTTGGTGGTACGGGATCCCGGGCCAGAGGAAGCTCCCATTGAGGCGCTGTCGCAACTCTTTGGCCGCAAAGTGGGCATTGTAGTTAACAGTACGGGAGCCGCTCTGTTGGAGGCGTACAACGAGAGGCGGGGCAACGCCATTCGTCTTTTTGCCACCAGCAACCCGGATCGCTTGTTTGCCCAGCTCCAGGCTGGCCAGTTGGATGCGGTGCTCGTCGATCAGCCCGTTGCCGCCCTGAGCCTGCGCCAGGCGGGATCCCGGCTGCGCCTGGCGGGGCCGCCTCTGTTCCCGATTCCTTTGGTGGGCGTGGTATCCTCACAGCATCCTTCCCTGAAGGAAGCCGTGGATGGGGCGATCGCAGTCCTGACCGAAAACGGAACTTTGCAACGCATCTTGGAGAAGTGGCAACTATGGGATCCAACTCTGATGTCCCCCGCCTCACCCGAGGGCTAG
- a CDS encoding inositol monophosphatase family protein, producing MGVTEALLRRLDVATEAALEAGALLRSYVGGTLAIEEKRPGDLVTAADRASEELILKILRRHFPEDVILTEESGQQGSPQGTYAWMIDPLDGTTNFAHGYPFAAVSIGLLEGREPVLGVIYDIFRGDLFRAVQGMGATRNRQPIRVSSTTELSHSLLVTGFAYDRRETPDNNYAEFCHFTHLTQGVRRGGSAALDLAYVATGQLDGYWERGLSPWDIAAGIVLVREAGGKVTAYDGSPVDVYSGRLLASNGWLHAALQEELAQVSPLPVSFPMRRDRRSGEQNGQSLKIR from the coding sequence GTGGGTGTGACGGAGGCCCTGTTGCGTCGGTTAGATGTGGCCACAGAGGCGGCCCTGGAGGCAGGGGCTTTGCTGCGCAGTTATGTGGGGGGCACCCTTGCCATTGAGGAGAAACGTCCGGGCGACTTGGTAACAGCAGCGGATCGCGCTTCCGAGGAGCTTATCTTGAAAATCTTAAGGCGGCACTTCCCCGAAGATGTGATCTTGACGGAAGAATCCGGCCAGCAGGGATCCCCGCAGGGCACCTACGCCTGGATGATCGATCCCCTCGATGGCACCACCAACTTTGCCCATGGCTATCCCTTTGCTGCCGTCTCTATTGGTCTGCTGGAGGGGCGGGAGCCGGTGCTGGGGGTGATCTACGACATCTTTCGCGGGGATCTCTTTCGCGCCGTACAAGGGATGGGCGCCACCCGCAACCGCCAGCCCATCCGCGTCTCTTCCACAACTGAACTCTCCCACAGCCTCTTAGTTACCGGCTTTGCCTACGACCGCCGCGAAACCCCCGACAACAACTACGCCGAGTTCTGCCACTTCACCCACCTCACCCAGGGAGTGCGGCGAGGTGGATCGGCTGCCCTGGACTTGGCCTACGTGGCCACCGGCCAGTTGGACGGCTATTGGGAGCGGGGCCTCTCCCCCTGGGACATTGCCGCCGGGATTGTCTTGGTGCGAGAGGCGGGCGGCAAGGTCACCGCCTACGATGGCAGCCCGGTGGATGTGTACAGTGGCCGCCTGCTGGCCAGCAACGGCTGGCTACACGCTGCTCTTCAGGAAGAACTGGCCCAGGTCAGCCCTCTGCCGGTCTCCTTCCCCATGCGGCGGGATCGCCGGTCTGGGGAGCAAAACGGCCAAAGTTTAAAGATCAGGTAA
- a CDS encoding FHA domain-containing protein: protein MSVEEETLLPQSYDDFFTSTTAVGRGHLSGSQDFDLPLDLFDQVPQQPVSHPEFTLSVCHPVRPCSYILRESIYTIGRDPSNAIQIVNRFVSRRHAYLVRVPTKSNRTGFTYCLVDGNRKGQSSTNGVFVNGTRVATHYLRSGDVIYFGPEIRAYFFEVARIPPLPNPFEVNPDLGKGSNLVPEEMRGGRSPLTDPRLHR from the coding sequence TTGAGCGTCGAGGAGGAAACGCTGTTGCCCCAGAGCTACGACGATTTTTTTACCTCTACTACGGCAGTGGGCAGAGGCCATCTGTCCGGCAGTCAGGACTTCGATCTGCCGTTGGATCTGTTCGACCAAGTCCCGCAGCAGCCGGTGTCTCACCCGGAGTTCACCCTGTCCGTCTGCCATCCTGTGCGGCCCTGCAGCTACATCCTGCGGGAGAGCATTTACACGATCGGACGGGATCCCTCCAATGCCATCCAGATTGTCAACCGCTTCGTCTCCCGCCGCCACGCCTATTTGGTGCGAGTGCCCACCAAGTCCAATCGCACAGGATTTACGTATTGTCTAGTCGACGGCAACCGCAAGGGGCAGTCCAGCACCAATGGGGTGTTCGTCAACGGCACGCGGGTAGCTACCCACTACTTGAGGAGTGGCGATGTTATCTACTTTGGGCCGGAGATCCGCGCCTACTTCTTCGAGGTGGCCCGCATTCCCCCTCTGCCCAACCCTTTTGAGGTCAACCCTGACCTCGGCAAAGGATCCAACTTGGTTCCTGAGGAGATGAGAGGTGGCCGCAGCCCGTTGACAGATCCAAGGTTGCATCGCTAA
- a CDS encoding cobyric acid synthase translates to MSSACRSLMVVGTSSHVGKTLLVAALCRLLKKAGKKVAPFKAQNMSLNAYVTPEGHEIAYAQALQAWAAGIPPAVEMNPILLKPQGNLTSQVVLNGVAVDTCRAGEYYERWFAPAWEAVKTALARLQQQYEWIICEGAGSPAEVNLKHRDLANTRVALHLGSPTWLVADIDRGGALAHVVGTLQLLEPAERALIRGIVINKFRGARELLQPGLDWLENYTGIPVVGVLPWLDWVLPQEDSMGLEAGPQLWENRRERAGRGSCLEIAVIRLPQVANFSDFDPLLAEPSVHLRWVHPGQSLGSPDVVILPGSKTTLKDLLALQKTGLADQLRLYSGHIVGICGGLQMLGQTIADPAGLEGVAGTYPGLGFLPLTTVLQPTKVTQQVQTQSRWPAPAPVQGYEIHQGSTQADPAGCLPIFEQEGLGWRDPTGRVWGSYLHGLFDNHRWRRHWLNELRRQKGWDPLPELEGHYAQQREELLDCLAEAWRPHLEWQQLLE, encoded by the coding sequence ATGAGCAGTGCTTGCCGATCCTTGATGGTCGTGGGGACTTCTTCCCACGTGGGCAAAACCCTTTTGGTAGCTGCCCTCTGTCGCCTTCTCAAAAAGGCGGGGAAGAAGGTTGCCCCTTTCAAGGCCCAGAACATGTCGCTGAATGCCTACGTCACCCCGGAGGGCCATGAGATTGCCTATGCGCAGGCTCTGCAGGCTTGGGCCGCCGGGATCCCGCCCGCGGTGGAGATGAACCCGATTTTGCTCAAGCCGCAGGGCAACCTGACTTCCCAGGTCGTCCTCAACGGCGTGGCAGTAGATACCTGTCGCGCCGGCGAGTACTACGAGCGCTGGTTTGCGCCGGCCTGGGAGGCGGTGAAAACGGCCCTGGCCCGCTTGCAACAGCAGTACGAGTGGATTATCTGCGAGGGGGCAGGCAGCCCGGCGGAGGTAAACCTCAAACACCGGGATCTGGCCAACACGCGGGTGGCTTTGCATCTGGGATCTCCCACCTGGCTGGTGGCGGACATCGACCGGGGTGGGGCGCTGGCCCATGTGGTGGGCACCCTGCAGTTGCTGGAGCCGGCCGAGCGGGCCCTGATTCGCGGCATTGTTATCAACAAGTTTCGCGGCGCACGGGAGCTGCTGCAGCCCGGCCTGGATTGGCTGGAGAACTACACCGGGATCCCAGTGGTCGGAGTTCTGCCCTGGCTGGATTGGGTGCTGCCGCAAGAGGATTCGATGGGCCTTGAGGCGGGCCCTCAACTCTGGGAAAATCGCCGCGAACGTGCCGGGCGGGGGAGCTGCCTGGAGATTGCCGTGATCCGCCTGCCCCAGGTGGCCAATTTTTCCGATTTCGACCCCTTGCTGGCCGAGCCCAGCGTCCATCTGCGCTGGGTTCACCCCGGCCAGAGCCTGGGATCCCCCGATGTGGTCATCCTGCCCGGCAGCAAAACCACCCTCAAGGATCTGTTGGCATTGCAAAAGACCGGCCTGGCCGACCAACTGCGCCTCTATTCCGGCCACATCGTCGGCATCTGCGGCGGGCTGCAGATGTTGGGGCAAACCATCGCCGATCCCGCCGGCCTAGAGGGAGTTGCCGGCACCTACCCCGGGCTGGGCTTCCTGCCGCTGACTACTGTCTTGCAACCCACCAAGGTTACCCAGCAGGTGCAGACGCAAAGCCGCTGGCCCGCCCCCGCTCCCGTCCAGGGGTACGAAATCCATCAGGGATCCACCCAGGCCGATCCCGCTGGCTGCCTGCCGATCTTCGAGCAAGAAGGCCTGGGCTGGCGGGATCCCACAGGCCGGGTCTGGGGCAGCTATCTGCACGGCCTCTTCGACAACCACCGCTGGCGGCGCCACTGGCTAAACGAGCTGCGCCGCCAAAAAGGCTGGGATCCCTTGCCAGAGCTGGAGGGCCACTACGCCCAGCAGCGGGAAGAACTGCTGGATTGCCTGGCAGAAGCTTGGCGGCCTCATCTCGAGTGGCAGCAGCTTTTGGAATAG
- the galE gene encoding UDP-glucose 4-epimerase GalE gives MRLLVTGGAGYIGSHTCKALAAHGHLPIAYDNLVYGHPWAVRWGPLEIGDIADRQRLDQVIRQYRPEGVIHFAAYAYVGESVKDPGKYYRNNVAGSLTLLEAMRDHGIPYLVFSSTCATYGVPEQIPIPETHPQRPINPYGQSKLVVEQMLRDFQTAHGIRFISLRYFNAAGADPDGEIGEAHDPETHLIPLVLEVAAGQRPHITVFGDDYDTLDGTCIRDYIHVADLAQAHVLALEALASGQPVQAAYNLGNGQGFSVQEVIATAAAVTGRQIPVQVGARRPGDPPCLVGDATAIQRDLNWQPRYADLAEILQTAWRWHQRRPYFAKATPPLRGA, from the coding sequence ATGCGGCTTCTGGTTACCGGCGGCGCGGGCTATATCGGCAGCCACACCTGTAAGGCCCTGGCAGCCCACGGCCACCTGCCAATTGCCTACGACAACCTGGTTTACGGCCACCCTTGGGCCGTTCGCTGGGGGCCTTTGGAAATCGGCGACATTGCCGACCGCCAGCGGCTGGATCAGGTCATTCGGCAGTATCGGCCCGAAGGGGTGATTCACTTTGCCGCCTATGCCTACGTGGGCGAGTCGGTCAAGGATCCGGGCAAATACTACCGCAACAACGTGGCCGGATCCCTGACCTTGCTGGAGGCCATGCGGGATCACGGGATCCCCTACCTTGTCTTCTCCAGCACCTGTGCCACCTACGGCGTGCCGGAGCAGATCCCGATCCCGGAAACCCACCCCCAGCGCCCCATCAACCCCTACGGCCAGAGCAAGCTGGTGGTGGAGCAGATGCTGCGGGACTTCCAGACCGCCCACGGGATCCGGTTTATCAGCCTGCGCTACTTCAACGCCGCCGGCGCCGATCCCGACGGAGAAATCGGCGAAGCCCACGACCCCGAAACCCACCTCATCCCCCTGGTGCTGGAAGTCGCCGCCGGCCAACGCCCCCACATCACTGTTTTTGGCGACGACTACGACACCCTCGATGGCACCTGTATCCGCGACTACATCCATGTCGCCGACCTGGCGCAGGCCCATGTGTTGGCCTTAGAAGCGCTGGCGTCTGGCCAGCCTGTGCAGGCAGCCTACAACCTGGGCAATGGCCAGGGCTTCTCTGTTCAGGAGGTGATCGCCACGGCAGCAGCGGTAACTGGAAGACAGATCCCGGTGCAAGTTGGAGCCCGTCGACCGGGGGATCCCCCCTGCTTGGTGGGCGATGCCACGGCCATCCAGCGGGATCTCAACTGGCAGCCCCGCTATGCCGACTTGGCCGAGATCCTGCAGACAGCTTGGCGCTGGCACCAAAGGCGGCCCTATTTTGCCAAGGCCACACCGCCGCTCCGGGGGGCTTGA